In Streptomyces durocortorensis, a genomic segment contains:
- the rpmG gene encoding 50S ribosomal protein L33, producing the protein MAATDVRPKITLACVECKERNYITKKNRRNNPDRLEMKKHCPRCNSHTAHRETR; encoded by the coding sequence GTGGCTGCCACCGACGTCCGCCCGAAGATCACGCTGGCCTGCGTGGAGTGCAAGGAGCGGAACTACATCACCAAGAAGAACCGGCGTAACAACCCGGACCGTCTTGAGATGAAGAAGCACTGCCCGCGCTGCAACTCGCACACCGCGCACCGCGAAACGCGCTGA
- a CDS encoding UDP-N-acetylmuramate dehydrogenase yields the protein MQELHDAPLAPLTTFRLGGPAARLLTATTDAEVVAAVREADDSGTSLLVIGGGSNLVIGDKGFDGTAVRIATKGFTLSGASLELAAGEVWTDAVARTVEAGLAGIECLAGIPGSAGATPIQNVGAYGQEVSSTITEVVAYDRRTRETVTIPNAECAFSYRHSRFKAEPDRFVVLRVRFELEEAAGLSAPLRYPETARAMGVEQGERVPASAARETVLKLRAGKGMVLDPEDHDTWSAGSFFTNPILEPAAYEDFLTRVRDRLGPDVTPPAFPAGDGRTKTSAAWLIDRAGFTKGYGDGPARISTKHTLALTNRGTATTEDLLALAREVVAGVHDAFGVTLVNEPVTVGVSL from the coding sequence GTGCAGGAACTCCACGACGCCCCCCTCGCCCCCCTGACCACCTTCCGGCTCGGCGGCCCCGCCGCCCGGCTGTTGACGGCCACGACCGACGCCGAGGTGGTCGCCGCCGTGCGCGAGGCCGACGACAGCGGTACCTCGCTGCTGGTGATCGGCGGCGGCTCGAACCTGGTCATCGGGGACAAGGGCTTCGACGGGACCGCGGTGCGCATCGCCACCAAGGGGTTCACGCTCTCCGGAGCGTCGTTGGAGCTGGCCGCCGGTGAGGTGTGGACCGACGCCGTCGCCCGGACCGTCGAGGCGGGCCTCGCGGGCATCGAGTGCCTGGCGGGTATCCCCGGCTCCGCCGGCGCGACGCCGATCCAGAACGTCGGGGCGTACGGGCAGGAGGTGTCCTCCACGATCACGGAAGTCGTCGCCTACGACCGGCGCACCCGGGAGACCGTGACGATTCCGAACGCGGAGTGCGCCTTCTCGTACCGCCACAGTCGCTTCAAGGCGGAACCCGACCGCTTCGTGGTGCTCCGTGTCCGATTCGAGCTGGAAGAGGCCGCCGGGCTTTCCGCGCCCCTGAGGTACCCCGAAACGGCCAGGGCGATGGGCGTCGAACAGGGCGAGCGCGTTCCCGCGTCGGCGGCCCGGGAAACCGTGCTGAAGCTCCGCGCCGGCAAGGGCATGGTGCTCGACCCGGAGGACCACGACACCTGGTCGGCAGGGTCCTTCTTCACCAACCCGATCCTCGAACCGGCCGCGTACGAGGACTTCCTCACCCGGGTCCGCGACCGCCTCGGCCCGGACGTGACGCCTCCGGCGTTCCCCGCCGGGGACGGCCGCACCAAGACGTCGGCGGCCTGGCTGATCGACCGGGCCGGATTCACCAAGGGCTACGGCGACGGCCCCGCCCGGATCTCCACCAAGCACACCCTCGCCCTCACCAACCGGGGCACGGCCACCACCGAAGACCTTCTGGCCCTGGCCCGCGAAGTCGTCGCCGGGGTCCACGACGCCTTCGGCGTCACCCTCGTCAACGAGCCGGTGACGGTCGGCGTCAGCCTGTGA
- a CDS encoding amidohydrolase family protein: MPDSQPRRPDDNAPDSADAATTADTPALVLSGARLIDGRTVDVRLSGSRIEAVGTAGSLTARGSRIDLRGYLLLPAPAEPHAHSDTALTADSAAPDSPGPASHRTEDIQRRATEAALLQLGHGATALRTHVRIGDVQGLAPLEAVLQARRSLRGLTDLTPVAVPRLLTGVAGADGLAMLRDAVKMGAAVVGGRPDLDPDPIGYTEAVLEVAAEHGCPVDLHTDADDPARLGRLAAMAAGLRPGVTLGPCSGLAHLPRDIAARAADQLAAAGITVVCLPQGGCTGAERRTTAPVRLLRSAGVRLTAGSGALRDTANPVGRGDPLEAAYLLASQIGLRAEQAYAMVSATARAALCLPSVRVEAGFPAELLAVRGERLSAALSLAYSRIVIHRGRVVARTSAVREYCDSDPDSDAATGPGLPRQGRPDSGTGPRN, encoded by the coding sequence ATGCCCGACAGCCAGCCGCGGCGGCCCGACGACAACGCGCCGGACAGCGCCGACGCGGCCACCACCGCCGACACCCCCGCCCTCGTCCTCAGCGGCGCCCGGCTCATCGACGGCCGCACCGTCGACGTACGCCTCAGCGGCAGCCGCATCGAGGCCGTCGGGACCGCGGGGAGCCTCACCGCCCGGGGCTCCCGCATCGACCTCCGGGGCTATCTCCTGCTCCCCGCCCCCGCCGAACCCCACGCCCACAGCGACACCGCGCTCACCGCGGACAGCGCGGCCCCCGACAGCCCGGGCCCCGCCTCCCACCGCACCGAGGACATCCAGCGCCGCGCCACCGAGGCGGCGCTCCTCCAGCTCGGCCACGGCGCGACCGCCCTGCGCACCCACGTCCGCATCGGCGACGTCCAAGGCCTCGCCCCGCTCGAAGCCGTCCTACAGGCCCGGCGCTCCCTGCGCGGCCTCACCGACCTCACACCCGTCGCGGTCCCCCGCCTCCTCACCGGCGTCGCCGGGGCGGACGGCCTCGCGATGCTCCGCGACGCGGTGAAGATGGGTGCTGCGGTCGTCGGCGGCCGCCCCGACCTCGACCCGGACCCCATCGGCTACACCGAGGCCGTCCTGGAGGTCGCCGCCGAACACGGCTGCCCGGTGGACCTGCACACCGACGCCGACGACCCCGCCCGGCTGGGCCGGCTCGCCGCCATGGCCGCCGGACTGCGCCCCGGCGTCACGCTCGGCCCCTGTTCGGGACTGGCCCATCTGCCCCGGGACATCGCCGCCCGCGCCGCCGACCAGCTCGCCGCCGCGGGGATCACCGTCGTCTGCCTGCCCCAGGGCGGCTGCACCGGCGCGGAACGCCGTACGACCGCCCCCGTACGCCTCCTGCGCTCCGCCGGCGTACGCCTCACGGCGGGCAGCGGGGCGCTGCGCGACACCGCGAACCCGGTCGGCCGCGGCGACCCCCTCGAAGCGGCGTACCTCCTCGCCTCGCAGATCGGACTGCGCGCCGAACAGGCGTACGCGATGGTCTCCGCCACCGCCCGCGCCGCCCTCTGCCTGCCCAGCGTGCGCGTCGAGGCGGGCTTCCCGGCCGAACTCCTCGCCGTACGGGGCGAACGGCTCTCCGCCGCGCTCTCCCTCGCCTACAGCCGCATCGTCATCCACCGCGGCCGCGTCGTCGCCCGCACCAGCGCCGTACGCGAGTACTGCGACTCCGACCCGGACTCCGACGCCGCCACGGGCCCCGGCCTCCCGCGCCAGGGGCGACCCGACTCCGGTACGGGGCCCAGGAACTGA
- the secE gene encoding preprotein translocase subunit SecE produces the protein MTDAVGSIDMPDADDEAPESKKKTRKGGKRGKKGPLGRLALFYRQIVAELRKVVWPTRSQLTTYTTVVIVFVVVMIGIVTVLDMGFARVVKYIFG, from the coding sequence GTGACGGACGCCGTGGGCTCCATCGACATGCCTGATGCCGATGATGAAGCTCCCGAGTCGAAGAAGAAGACTCGGAAGGGCGGCAAGCGCGGCAAGAAGGGCCCTCTGGGCCGTCTCGCGCTGTTCTACCGCCAGATCGTCGCCGAACTCCGTAAGGTTGTCTGGCCGACCCGTAGCCAGCTGACGACGTACACCACCGTGGTGATCGTCTTCGTCGTCGTCATGATCGGTATCGTTACCGTTCTCGACATGGGATTCGCGCGGGTCGTCAAATACATCTTCGGCTGA
- a CDS encoding MaoC family dehydratase produces the protein MTAKVSYESVEVGTELPAQSFPVTRATLVQYAGASGDFNPIHWNEKFAREVGLPDVIAHGMFTMAEAIRVVTDWAGDPGAVVDYGVRFTKPVVVPNDDKGALIEVSAKVGAKLEDNLVRVDLVAMCDGKKVLGLSRAVVRLA, from the coding sequence ATGACGGCGAAGGTCTCTTACGAGTCGGTCGAGGTCGGTACGGAACTGCCCGCGCAGTCGTTCCCGGTGACGCGGGCGACGCTCGTGCAGTACGCGGGCGCGTCGGGCGACTTCAATCCGATCCACTGGAACGAGAAGTTCGCGCGCGAGGTCGGGCTGCCGGACGTGATCGCGCACGGCATGTTCACGATGGCCGAGGCGATCCGCGTGGTCACGGACTGGGCCGGCGATCCGGGCGCGGTCGTCGACTACGGGGTGCGGTTCACCAAGCCGGTCGTCGTGCCCAACGACGACAAGGGCGCGCTGATCGAGGTCAGCGCCAAGGTCGGGGCCAAGCTGGAGGACAACCTGGTCCGCGTGGACCTGGTCGCGATGTGCGACGGGAAGAAGGTGCTGGGGCTGTCCCGCGCCGTCGTGCGGCTCGCCTGA
- a CDS encoding MFS transporter, with protein sequence MNEQHGKADRGRAVWTLVITSVAGFMAALDNLVVTTALPSIRESLGGGLEELEWTVNAYTLTFAVLLMLGAALGDRFGRRRLFLVGLGVFTAASAAAALSPGIGELIAFRAVQGVGAAIMMPLTLTLIGAAVPPERRGAALGLFGAVNGVAVASGPLIGGALTEHISWQWIFWLNVPLGLLLLPLARLRLTESYAPRAPLDIRGTVLVSAGLFGIVYALVNTASHGWTSPLVLTGLIAGTALLGLFVHHGNRAENPMLPMRLFRGRAFLGINVASLLMFFGMFGSIFLLSQFLQNGLGHSPTEAGLRMLPWTGMPILVAPLAGYLSDRFGGRPVVVAGLALQALGLTLFAVVVEPDVSYAAQLPALVIGGVGMAMYFAPAASLVLSSVRAGEQGIASGANNALREVGGALGVAVLASVFAARGGYGSPRLFADGTVPALWIGAGAVALGALVALLIPGRRSGAGPARGPETRDAAERDAVAA encoded by the coding sequence ATGAACGAGCAGCACGGCAAGGCGGACCGCGGAAGAGCGGTCTGGACCCTCGTCATCACCAGCGTCGCCGGATTCATGGCGGCCCTGGACAACCTCGTCGTCACCACCGCCCTTCCCTCCATCCGCGAGAGCCTCGGCGGCGGGCTGGAGGAGCTGGAGTGGACGGTGAACGCGTACACCCTGACCTTCGCCGTGCTGCTGATGCTCGGTGCGGCGCTCGGGGACCGCTTCGGCAGGCGGCGGCTGTTCCTGGTCGGCCTCGGCGTCTTCACGGCCGCCTCCGCCGCGGCCGCCCTGTCACCGGGCATCGGGGAGCTCATCGCGTTCCGGGCGGTCCAGGGCGTCGGCGCGGCGATCATGATGCCGCTGACGCTCACCCTGATCGGTGCCGCCGTTCCGCCCGAGCGGCGGGGCGCGGCGCTGGGCCTCTTCGGCGCGGTGAACGGTGTGGCCGTGGCCAGCGGGCCGCTGATCGGCGGTGCGCTGACCGAGCACATCTCCTGGCAGTGGATCTTCTGGCTGAACGTGCCGCTCGGCCTGCTGCTGCTGCCGCTGGCCCGGCTGCGGCTCACCGAGTCGTACGCCCCCAGGGCGCCGCTGGACATCCGCGGCACGGTCCTGGTCAGCGCGGGCCTCTTCGGCATCGTCTACGCCCTGGTCAACACCGCGAGCCATGGGTGGACCAGCCCTCTCGTCCTGACCGGGCTGATCGCGGGCACGGCCCTGCTCGGCCTGTTCGTGCACCACGGCAACCGGGCGGAGAACCCGATGCTGCCGATGCGGCTCTTCCGGGGCCGGGCCTTCCTCGGGATCAACGTGGCGAGCCTGCTGATGTTCTTCGGGATGTTCGGGTCGATCTTCCTGCTCAGCCAGTTCCTCCAGAACGGGCTGGGGCACTCGCCCACCGAGGCCGGTCTGCGCATGCTGCCCTGGACCGGGATGCCGATCCTCGTCGCCCCGCTCGCCGGGTATCTCTCCGACCGCTTCGGGGGGCGGCCGGTCGTGGTGGCCGGGCTGGCGCTCCAGGCCCTCGGGCTGACCCTGTTCGCCGTGGTCGTCGAACCGGACGTGAGTTACGCCGCCCAGTTGCCCGCCCTGGTCATCGGCGGGGTCGGCATGGCGATGTACTTCGCGCCGGCCGCGAGCCTCGTGCTGTCCAGCGTCCGCGCCGGGGAACAGGGCATCGCCTCCGGGGCCAACAACGCGCTCCGGGAGGTCGGCGGTGCGCTCGGAGTCGCGGTCCTCGCCTCGGTCTTCGCCGCGCGGGGCGGCTACGGCTCGCCGCGGCTGTTCGCGGACGGGACCGTCCCCGCCCTCTGGATCGGGGCCGGAGCGGTGGCCCTGGGCGCGCTCGTCGCGCTCCTGATCCCGGGCCGCCGCAGTGGGGCCGGGCCCGCCCGGGGCCCGGAGACGCGGGACGCCGCGGAACGGGACGCGGTGGCCGCCTGA
- a CDS encoding TetR/AcrR family transcriptional regulator: MSAEERRESVVRAAITEFARGGYNGTSTEVIARRVGVSQPYLFRLFPNKQAIFLAAAERCLEDTRQVFAAASKGLEGEEALHAMAAAYQQLIVDDGEKLMMQMQMYAAVAAAEAAGDHAFGESLRAAWVRMWDDVHITLGADESETTTFLAYGMLVNTLASLGFPGDHRVWSGFYVSGRPTE, encoded by the coding sequence ATGAGTGCGGAGGAGCGGCGGGAGAGCGTCGTCCGGGCGGCGATCACTGAGTTCGCCCGCGGCGGCTACAACGGCACGTCCACCGAGGTGATCGCCCGGCGGGTCGGTGTCTCCCAGCCGTATCTCTTCCGGCTCTTCCCCAACAAGCAGGCCATATTCCTCGCCGCCGCCGAACGCTGCCTGGAGGACACCCGCCAGGTGTTCGCGGCGGCATCGAAGGGGCTGGAGGGGGAGGAGGCGCTGCACGCCATGGCCGCGGCGTACCAGCAGCTGATCGTCGACGACGGCGAGAAGCTGATGATGCAGATGCAGATGTACGCGGCCGTCGCCGCGGCGGAGGCCGCCGGGGACCATGCGTTCGGCGAGTCCCTGCGGGCGGCCTGGGTGCGGATGTGGGACGACGTCCACATCACGCTCGGAGCCGACGAGAGTGAGACGACGACGTTCCTGGCGTACGGGATGCTCGTCAACACGCTCGCCTCGCTCGGCTTTCCGGGCGACCACCGCGTCTGGTCGGGGTTCTACGTCTCGGGCAGGCCCACCGAGTGA
- a CDS encoding TetR/AcrR family transcriptional regulator: MDQKPARARIVDAAHDLMLSIGLARTTTKEIARAADCSEAALYKHFSSKEELFVTVLAERLPKLGNLLSGLAAGEGGIEDHLTDIARQAALFYEQTFPMAASLYAEPQLKHRHEQGMRDLGTGPHRPIQQLDAYLRAEQDAGRIRADADTYAAASLLLGACAQRAFAYSTLPGGTPPQPLDEFATAIARTLLAGIS, encoded by the coding sequence ATGGACCAGAAGCCCGCCCGCGCGCGGATCGTCGACGCGGCCCACGACCTGATGCTCTCCATCGGCCTCGCCCGGACCACCACCAAGGAGATCGCCCGGGCGGCCGACTGCTCCGAGGCGGCGCTCTACAAGCACTTCAGCAGCAAGGAGGAGCTGTTCGTCACCGTCCTCGCCGAACGGCTGCCCAAGCTCGGAAACCTGCTGAGCGGCCTGGCCGCCGGAGAGGGCGGCATCGAGGACCACCTCACCGACATCGCCCGGCAGGCCGCCCTGTTCTACGAGCAGACCTTCCCGATGGCCGCCTCCCTGTACGCCGAACCCCAGCTCAAGCACCGCCACGAGCAGGGCATGCGCGACCTGGGGACCGGCCCCCACCGCCCGATCCAGCAGCTCGACGCCTACCTGCGCGCCGAACAGGACGCAGGTCGGATCCGGGCGGACGCCGACACCTACGCCGCCGCCTCCCTGCTCCTCGGCGCCTGCGCCCAGCGGGCCTTCGCCTACTCCACGCTCCCCGGCGGCACGCCCCCGCAGCCCCTGGACGAGTTCGCCACCGCGATCGCCCGCACCCTGCTGGCCGGGATCAGCTAG
- a CDS encoding MaoC family dehydratase N-terminal domain-containing protein, whose protein sequence is MALDQSFVGRTYPPTPAYEVGREKIREFAEAVGDAHPAYVDVEAARALGHPDVIAPPTFVFSITHRAAGEVVQDPQLGLDYSRVVHGDQKFSYVRPVRAGDRLTVTSTIESIKSLAGNDVLDIRGDVRDEAGELVVTALTKLVARAAEEA, encoded by the coding sequence ATGGCGCTCGACCAGTCCTTCGTGGGGCGGACCTATCCGCCCACCCCGGCGTACGAGGTCGGCCGGGAGAAGATCCGAGAGTTCGCCGAGGCGGTGGGCGATGCCCATCCGGCGTACGTCGATGTGGAGGCCGCCCGCGCACTGGGCCATCCCGACGTGATCGCGCCGCCCACCTTCGTCTTCTCGATCACCCACCGGGCCGCCGGGGAAGTGGTGCAGGACCCGCAGCTGGGCCTGGACTACAGCCGGGTGGTGCACGGTGACCAGAAGTTCTCGTACGTGCGCCCGGTGCGGGCGGGGGACCGGCTGACGGTCACGTCGACGATCGAGAGCATCAAGTCCCTGGCGGGCAACGATGTTCTGGACATCCGCGGGGATGTGCGCGACGAGGCCGGTGAGCTGGTCGTGACGGCGTTGACGAAGCTGGTGGCGCGCGCCGCCGAGGAGGCGTGA
- a CDS encoding pyridoxal phosphate-dependent aminotransferase: MSAATSPSERRVSARIGAISESATLAVDAKAKALKAAGRPVIGFGAGEPDFPTPDYIVDAAVEACRTPKYHRYTPAGGLPELKAAIAAKTLRDSGYEVKAGQILVTNGGKQAIYEAFAAILDPGDEVIVPAPYWTTYPESIRLAGGVPVEVVADETTGYRVSVEQLEAARTERTKVVLFVSPSNPTGAVYSEADSEAIGRWAAEHGLWVLTDEIYEHLVYGDATFTSLPALVPELRDKCIVVNGVAKTYAMTGWRVGWIIGPKDVVKAATNLQSHATSNVSNVAQVAALAAVSGPLDAVAEMRAAFDRRRKLIVRMLNEIDGVLCPEPEGAFYAYPSVKGLLGKEIRGRRPADSVELAALILDEAEVAVVPGEAFGTPGYLRLSYALGDDDLVEGVSRIQKLLGEAKA, encoded by the coding sequence ATGAGCGCTGCAACTTCCCCGTCCGAGCGCCGGGTCTCCGCCCGCATCGGTGCGATCTCCGAGTCCGCGACCCTCGCCGTCGACGCCAAGGCCAAGGCCCTCAAGGCCGCCGGGCGGCCGGTGATCGGCTTCGGGGCGGGCGAGCCCGACTTCCCGACCCCCGACTACATCGTCGACGCCGCGGTCGAGGCCTGCCGCACCCCGAAGTACCACCGCTACACCCCGGCCGGTGGGCTCCCCGAGCTCAAGGCCGCCATCGCGGCGAAGACGCTGCGCGACTCCGGCTACGAGGTCAAGGCCGGCCAGATCCTGGTGACCAACGGCGGCAAGCAGGCCATCTACGAGGCCTTCGCCGCGATCCTGGACCCGGGCGACGAGGTCATCGTCCCCGCCCCGTACTGGACCACCTACCCCGAGTCGATCCGGCTCGCGGGCGGTGTCCCGGTCGAGGTCGTCGCCGACGAGACCACCGGCTACCGGGTGTCCGTCGAGCAGCTGGAGGCCGCGCGCACGGAGCGGACGAAGGTCGTCCTGTTCGTCTCGCCGTCCAACCCGACCGGTGCCGTCTACAGCGAGGCCGACAGCGAGGCGATCGGCCGCTGGGCCGCCGAGCACGGCCTGTGGGTGCTCACCGACGAGATCTACGAGCACCTCGTCTACGGCGACGCGACCTTCACCTCGCTCCCGGCGCTCGTCCCGGAGCTGCGCGACAAGTGCATCGTCGTCAACGGTGTCGCCAAGACGTACGCGATGACCGGCTGGCGGGTGGGCTGGATCATCGGCCCGAAGGACGTGGTGAAGGCCGCGACCAACCTCCAGTCGCACGCCACCTCGAACGTCTCCAACGTCGCCCAGGTCGCCGCGCTCGCCGCCGTCTCGGGCCCGCTGGACGCCGTCGCCGAGATGCGTGCCGCCTTCGACCGCCGCCGCAAGCTGATCGTGCGGATGCTCAACGAGATCGACGGCGTGCTCTGCCCGGAGCCCGAGGGCGCGTTCTACGCCTACCCGTCGGTGAAGGGGCTGCTCGGCAAGGAGATCCGCGGCAGGCGCCCGGCCGACTCGGTCGAGCTGGCCGCGCTGATCCTGGACGAGGCCGAGGTCGCCGTCGTGCCGGGCGAGGCCTTCGGCACCCCGGGCTATCTGCGCCTGTCCTACGCCCTGGGCGACGACGACCTCGTCGAGGGCGTCTCGCGGATCCAGAAGCTGCTGGGCGAGGCCAAGGCCTGA
- a CDS encoding NAD(P)-dependent oxidoreductase — MRLTVFGATGGVGREIVGQALAAGHEVTVVVRDPAGLPESLAGAALHAAVPLDDAAAVRGAVAGRDAVLSGLGSRGRKANGIAERLTGRILTAMEAEDVRRLVVVSAAPVGPEAVGDPLMDRLTRRVIGAILSDLYADLARMEAVLAHSAADWTSVRPPKLTNGPRTGVYRRVVGGTPRSGRSISRADVAHAMLAMLDDPGTVEQGVGIAY; from the coding sequence ATGAGACTCACCGTGTTCGGAGCGACCGGCGGTGTCGGCCGGGAGATCGTGGGGCAGGCACTGGCGGCGGGCCACGAGGTGACGGTCGTGGTCCGCGATCCCGCGGGGCTCCCGGAGTCCCTGGCGGGCGCCGCGCTGCACGCGGCCGTCCCGCTGGACGATGCGGCGGCGGTGCGGGGGGCGGTGGCCGGGCGGGACGCGGTGCTGTCCGGGCTGGGTTCGCGCGGCCGGAAGGCGAACGGGATCGCCGAGCGGCTGACCGGGCGGATCCTGACGGCGATGGAGGCCGAGGACGTACGGCGGCTGGTGGTGGTGAGCGCGGCGCCGGTCGGGCCCGAGGCGGTGGGAGATCCGCTGATGGACCGGCTGACGCGCAGGGTGATCGGGGCGATTCTGTCGGATCTGTACGCGGATCTCGCCCGGATGGAGGCGGTGCTGGCCCACAGTGCGGCGGACTGGACGTCGGTACGGCCCCCGAAGCTGACGAACGGTCCGCGCACCGGGGTCTACCGGCGGGTGGTGGGCGGTACGCCGCGCAGCGGCCGGTCGATCTCCCGGGCCGATGTGGCGCACGCGATGCTCGCGATGCTCGACGACCCGGGGACCGTGGAACAGGGCGTGGGCATCGCCTACTGA
- a CDS encoding adenosine deaminase has protein sequence MERDVRLLPKAHLHLHFTGSMRPTTLLELADKYGVHLPDALTGGEPPKLRATDERGWFRFQRLYDIARSCLRSPEDIHRLVRESAQEDVADGSGWLEIQVDPTSYAPLLGGLIPAIEIILDAVDSASRDTGLGMRVVIAANRMKHPLDARTLARLAVRYADRGVVGFGLSNDERRGMARDFDRAFAIARDGGLLAAPHGGELAGPSSVRDCLDDLDASRIGHGVRAAEDPRLLRKLAERGVTCEVCPSSNVALGVYEKPADVPLRTLFDAGVPLALGADDPLLFGSRLAAQYELVRRHHGFTDEELAELARQSVRGSAAPVDVREKLLSGIDDWLAS, from the coding sequence ATGGAGCGTGATGTACGTCTGTTGCCCAAGGCCCACCTGCACCTGCACTTCACCGGGTCGATGCGGCCCACCACCCTGCTCGAACTGGCCGACAAGTACGGGGTCCACCTCCCGGACGCCCTGACCGGCGGCGAGCCGCCCAAGCTGCGGGCCACCGACGAGCGCGGCTGGTTCCGTTTCCAGCGGCTCTACGACATCGCCCGGTCCTGCCTGCGGTCCCCCGAGGACATCCACCGTCTGGTCCGCGAGAGCGCCCAGGAGGACGTCGCGGACGGCTCGGGCTGGCTGGAGATCCAGGTCGACCCCACCTCGTACGCCCCGCTGCTCGGCGGGCTGATCCCGGCCATCGAGATCATCCTCGACGCCGTGGACAGCGCCTCCCGGGACACCGGCCTGGGCATGCGCGTGGTGATCGCCGCCAACCGGATGAAGCACCCGCTGGACGCCCGGACCCTGGCGCGGCTGGCCGTGCGGTACGCCGACCGGGGCGTCGTGGGCTTCGGGCTCTCCAACGACGAGCGGCGGGGGATGGCCCGCGACTTCGACCGGGCCTTCGCCATCGCGCGGGACGGCGGCCTGCTGGCGGCTCCGCACGGCGGCGAGCTGGCCGGGCCGTCCAGTGTGCGCGACTGCCTCGACGACCTGGACGCCTCGCGCATCGGCCACGGCGTCCGGGCCGCCGAGGACCCCCGGCTGCTGCGCAAGCTCGCTGAGCGGGGGGTGACCTGCGAGGTCTGCCCGTCGTCCAATGTGGCGCTCGGCGTCTACGAGAAGCCCGCCGACGTCCCTCTGCGCACCCTGTTCGACGCGGGCGTGCCGCTGGCGCTGGGGGCGGACGACCCGCTGCTGTTCGGTTCGCGGCTGGCCGCCCAGTACGAGCTGGTGCGCCGTCACCACGGCTTCACCGACGAGGAGCTGGCCGAGCTGGCACGCCAGTCGGTACGGGGGTCGGCGGCGCCCGTCGACGTACGGGAGAAGCTGCTGTCGGGGATCGACGACTGGCTGGCTAGCTGA
- a CDS encoding NAD(P)H-binding protein translates to MRIVIAGGHGQIALRLERLLAARGDEAVGIIRNPQQSQDLIEAGAQPAVLDLESATVEQAAEVLRGADAAVFAAGAGPNSGTARKDTVDRAAAVLFADAAEAAGVRRYVVVSSMGADPDHPGDEVFDVYLRAKGAADADVRSRTALDWTILRPGMLTSDAGTGRVLLAASTGRGPIPRDDVAATLLELLDTPATAGLTLEAISGNVPIAVAVKDVAGN, encoded by the coding sequence ATGCGCATTGTCATCGCAGGTGGACACGGACAGATCGCACTGCGGCTGGAGCGGCTGCTCGCCGCACGCGGGGATGAAGCCGTAGGGATCATCCGCAACCCCCAGCAGAGCCAGGACCTCATCGAAGCCGGTGCCCAACCCGCCGTGCTGGACCTCGAATCGGCCACCGTCGAACAGGCCGCGGAGGTCCTGCGCGGCGCCGACGCGGCCGTCTTCGCGGCGGGCGCGGGCCCCAACAGCGGCACCGCCCGCAAGGACACCGTCGACCGCGCCGCGGCCGTGCTGTTCGCCGACGCGGCCGAGGCGGCGGGCGTCCGCCGCTACGTCGTCGTCTCCTCCATGGGCGCCGACCCCGATCACCCCGGCGACGAGGTCTTCGACGTCTACCTGCGGGCCAAGGGCGCCGCCGACGCCGACGTACGCTCCCGTACCGCACTGGACTGGACGATCCTGCGCCCCGGCATGCTCACCAGCGACGCGGGCACCGGACGGGTCCTCCTCGCCGCGTCGACCGGCCGCGGCCCCATCCCCCGCGACGACGTGGCGGCCACGCTGCTGGAGCTGCTGGACACCCCGGCGACGGCGGGCCTCACTCTGGAGGCGATCTCGGGGAACGTGCCGATCGCGGTGGCCGTGAAGGACGTCGCGGGCAACTGA